In Natranaerobius thermophilus JW/NM-WN-LF, the genomic stretch ACATAATTATGGGAATAACAAGTTTTTCTTTTCCTGCAGCTTTTTTAACTATTGCCCCTATTGTAGCATCAATAGTACCTGTTGCTCTTATCATTTTAAAAGATCCACCAATAATCAATACAAAGAAAATAATAAACCCGACTTCATCCATCCCCTGGTGTATTGATTCAAATATTCCAAAAGGTGATATTGGATCTGACTCAACTGTTTCGTAACTTCCCGGTATAACGATTTCTCTGTCTGTTTCAGGATCTATTTCTCTTTGAAATTCTCCCGCCGGAATAACATAAGTTAATGCAGCAGTAATACAGATTATTACAAAAAGCAGCACATAAGTGTGTGGTACTTTTATCTTCACATTTTTTCACCTCGTTAAGTGCAGAATTTTTTAGCTAACTCATAATAAACATGCACGGATTTTACTATTTCTTCCACATCAATGTACTCTAAAGTTGCGTGTGCTTGAGCTATATTACCTGGACCAACAACTATCCCCTTAGTACCTAAATTATTGCTTAGCTGTGCAGCATCACTCCATCCTTTAAATGCCACAGGACCTGGCTCTCTGTCTGGGAAAACATGGCTAACAATGTGTAACGCTTCTTGCACTAGCGAACTATTTACATCAGTGGAATGAGGAGTGTTTAACAAAGCAGCCGTTGCTTCTCTCATCCCTCTTACTGAATATTTGCCTTTACTATTATTTTTTGTCACTTTGTTAGCCAGTTCTGTTACTTCTTCTGTAATACTTTCAATAGTTTCATCGGGAAGCCATCTTCTATCTAGTTGAACCACACAAGTATCAGGCACAATATTAGGATCATCACCTCCTTGAATCTTACCGACATTAATTGAAGCTTGACCAGCAATTTCATGATGTCTCTGTTCTAATTTGGGCAAGAGTTCATTTTGTACCTTGAGAGAAAACTCTGAAGCTAATAGGACTGCGTTAATCCCCTCTCTGGGCCTGCTTCCATGAGAAGCTTGTCCCTTGAAAGTAACTTCAATCCACTCCATCCCCTTATGAGCAGGACAGACTTTCATGTCAGTAGGTTCTGCTACTACGACCATATCTGGTACTGGACCATTTTTGACAATGTACTCAGTTCCTCTGCAGCTTTGTTCTTCATCAATGACTCCAGCAAAGGCTAATCCACCCGGTAATTCAATATTCGCCCTTTTTAAGGCAAACATGGTAGCCATAAAAGCTGCTATTCCACCTTTCATATCCACAGCTCCCCGACCATATAATTTGCCCTCTTTTATTTCTGGTTTAAAAGGATCAATGCTCATTCCATAGGGGGGTACAGTATCAGTATGACCGTTAAACATCAGGCTTATCTGATCCGATTTCTTTGGTAAATAAGCCATGACATTTAGGCGACCATCGGCATTATCTACCGCTACAGTTTCACTTTCAATACCTTCTTTTTGAAATTTAGATTTAATCCATTCTGCAATCTTATTCTCTTGATAATCCACTTCTTTGTGACTTTCTATTTTGATCAATTCAAATGCAAGATTCAAAATTTCCTCTCTATCAATTGGTATATTAGAATGCAATAGTATACCTCCTTTCTATTTAATTTTGTAGAAATTATTGCATGGACTATTATTAAATTTTCTTATTTGCATTGTTTATTTTGAAAATTAGCACAATTAATTACGTAAAAACTAATACAAAAACAAACTCAAATTTTGTCAGATTATATCTATATTATACATAAGTTTTCAAATAAATCTAATGGTACTATTTACCATATTATATTAAAATGAATGCAAGTCTAAAAAGCAATAAAAAATCACCACCCACTTAATTGGCGAATGTAGGTGATGATTCAATAGTAATAACACATTTTATTCTACTTGTATCCAATTCCCAGTGGGCACATGATAGAGATAAGCTTTTGTTGGAGTTATATTAAATATTTCGGTAATTGCCCTGAGATACATTTGAATTTGCATGCGATATTTTCCCTGTAACCGTTTTTCAATTTCATCCATATTGCTTGTATTTAATTTATCTGTTTTAAAATCTATTAAGTAATAATTTGTTCCATCCCAAAACAGATAATCGATAACTCCCTGGATAACTACTGTTTCATCAGACAAACCTTGTAGTTCTGTTGTTTCAATGTTTTCCGCTTCAAGCTCTGCTTGACATTCTTCAGATCCAGCTAACATTTCCCAAGCAGGCACACCTAAGGTAAAAGGAAGTTCCCTTTTAAGTCCTTTAGGTCTTTCAAGGATAGCTTGCCCTAATTCACTTTGGAAAAACTTCATAATTAAATCCTCTGAAATGACGTCTCGCTGAGCCTGAGTGATAATTTCTTTATTGACTAGATCGTCTAACTGATTACTTATTTGTTCTTCACTAAACTCCTGGCTGTTTAAATCAGAATTAATAGGTAAATGCTGAAATGCCAAGTGAATACTTGTACCCGCTTCGGCTCCAGTTAACCCGGAATTGGATTTTAAGAACTCAGGCCTTTTAGATGGTGTATGATGCTCCTTGTATGATTCATATTTATTATCACCGGCATCTTCAGTTGTTTCTAAAAACATTGGAATTTGAGTTGCAGCCAACTTTTTATAATGATCCTGAACAGAAGATAGAGATTGATTTTGACTGACTATCTTTGAGTCTATATAAGTGTCGGATTTAGCCAA encodes the following:
- a CDS encoding M20 family metallopeptidase yields the protein MHSNIPIDREEILNLAFELIKIESHKEVDYQENKIAEWIKSKFQKEGIESETVAVDNADGRLNVMAYLPKKSDQISLMFNGHTDTVPPYGMSIDPFKPEIKEGKLYGRGAVDMKGGIAAFMATMFALKRANIELPGGLAFAGVIDEEQSCRGTEYIVKNGPVPDMVVVAEPTDMKVCPAHKGMEWIEVTFKGQASHGSRPREGINAVLLASEFSLKVQNELLPKLEQRHHEIAGQASINVGKIQGGDDPNIVPDTCVVQLDRRWLPDETIESITEEVTELANKVTKNNSKGKYSVRGMREATAALLNTPHSTDVNSSLVQEALHIVSHVFPDREPGPVAFKGWSDAAQLSNNLGTKGIVVGPGNIAQAHATLEYIDVEEIVKSVHVYYELAKKFCT